A genomic region of Herbaspirillum sp. DW155 contains the following coding sequences:
- a CDS encoding GntR family transcriptional regulator has protein sequence MSIDPSVKSSSQIAVRITEAILAKQLAPGTRLGEQQLADLFGVSRTQVREALTRLMARGIVTVSARRGWFVIEPTAQQAREAFEARRVIELGLLRQARVRPISAEAIGQLRDHIAREEAAIAGADVGARSYLLGDFHVCLCECLGNSLLSETLRDLTARTTLTAMLHQSSEQAEDSCSEHVLIVEALERGDLEQAEQLMQDHLQHVESGLTQMRSSDPLEPLRQALASVSRQGVAGDAAALRQENKRP, from the coding sequence ATGAGCATCGATCCTTCCGTCAAGTCGTCGTCGCAGATTGCGGTCCGCATCACCGAGGCCATCCTCGCCAAGCAACTGGCGCCGGGGACCCGGTTGGGCGAGCAGCAGCTGGCCGACCTGTTCGGCGTCTCGCGCACCCAGGTACGCGAAGCGCTGACCCGGCTGATGGCACGCGGCATCGTCACCGTCAGTGCGCGGCGCGGCTGGTTCGTCATCGAGCCGACTGCGCAGCAGGCGCGCGAAGCCTTCGAGGCGCGCCGCGTGATCGAGCTGGGCCTGTTGCGCCAGGCGCGGGTGCGGCCGATCAGCGCAGAGGCCATCGGCCAGTTGCGCGACCATATCGCGCGTGAAGAAGCGGCCATTGCGGGGGCCGACGTGGGGGCACGCAGCTATTTGCTGGGGGACTTCCATGTCTGCCTGTGTGAATGCCTGGGCAACTCGCTGCTGTCGGAAACGCTGCGCGACCTGACCGCCCGCACCACCCTGACGGCCATGCTGCACCAGTCGTCGGAGCAGGCCGAGGATTCGTGTTCGGAACATGTATTGATCGTCGAGGCGCTGGAACGCGGCGATCTGGAACAGGCAGAGCAACTGATGCAGGACCATCTGCAACATGTGGAATCAGGGCTCACCCAGATGCGCAGCAGCGATCCGCTGGAACCGCTGCGGCAGGCGCTGGCTTCGGTATCGCGGCAGGGGGTTGCCGGCGATGCTGCAGCGCTGCGCCAGGAAAACAAACGGCCCTAG
- a CDS encoding transporter substrate-binding domain-containing protein, translated as MKLTKLLLGLMAGAMMFSASAARADALDDIQKHGTLRVAVPADFPPFGSVDSDLKPQGLDIDVATLIAKKLGVKVELIPVSSANRIPYLTTKKVDLVISSMGKNAEREKVIDFSAAYAPFFNGVFGPADLPVKSAADLAGKTIAVTRGSVEDLELTKIVPASATVKRYEDNNSTISSFLSGQVQLVATGNVVAAAIIAKNPPKKPETKFLIKDSPCFIGLNKDEKKLQEKVDAILAESKKDGSLNAISQKWLGLPLPAGL; from the coding sequence ATGAAACTGACCAAACTCCTGCTCGGCCTGATGGCCGGCGCCATGATGTTCTCCGCGTCGGCTGCCCGCGCCGACGCCCTGGACGATATCCAGAAGCACGGCACGCTGCGCGTGGCGGTGCCGGCTGACTTCCCGCCGTTTGGCTCGGTCGACAGCGACCTGAAACCCCAGGGCCTGGACATCGACGTGGCCACCCTGATCGCCAAGAAATTGGGCGTGAAGGTCGAACTGATCCCGGTTTCCAGCGCCAACCGCATTCCCTACCTGACCACGAAGAAGGTCGATCTGGTCATCTCCAGCATGGGCAAGAATGCCGAGCGTGAAAAAGTGATCGACTTCAGCGCCGCCTATGCGCCCTTCTTCAATGGCGTGTTCGGTCCGGCCGACCTGCCGGTCAAGAGCGCGGCCGATCTGGCCGGCAAGACCATTGCGGTGACCCGCGGTTCGGTGGAAGACCTGGAACTGACCAAGATCGTGCCGGCCTCGGCCACCGTGAAGCGCTACGAAGACAACAACAGCACCATCAGCTCCTTCCTCTCCGGCCAGGTGCAACTGGTGGCGACCGGCAACGTGGTGGCTGCGGCCATCATCGCCAAGAACCCGCCCAAGAAGCCCGAAACCAAGTTCCTCATCAAGGATTCGCCCTGCTTCATCGGCCTGAACAAGGATGAGAAGAAGCTGCAGGAAAAGGTCGACGCCATCCTGGCCGAATCCAAGAAGGACGGCAGCCTCAACGCCATCTCGCAAAAGTGGCTGGGTCTGCCTCTGCCAGCTGGCCTGTAA